DNA from Rosa rugosa chromosome 6, drRosRugo1.1, whole genome shotgun sequence:
GTGACTTGTATTTGAATGTCAATAATCTAAGTGGAGAGATTCCTCCTGAGATCGGAAACATGGGCAGCTTAGAAGGTTAGCTCTAAATTTTTCAGCaagtttttcattttgattttctttaagCCTGTGATTATTTAGTTTTTGATTGTGTAGACCCACTTTATAAGATTTTTGTGTAGCTTTGTAAGCTTTTTTTGTGAAAAGATTTGAACTTTGTTTGTTTCATAAAAAGAGAGATTATTGGACCGGTTCAGAATAAATGGGTTTGCTTTGTTTGAACAATAGGACTATTTTGTTCAGTTTAATAGTCTGGGTGGTGAAAGATTTGGACTTCTTGGTGTATGTGTCATGTGTGTGAACAATTTGTTTTTACTCTCTGCAACCTTATGGTTTTGTTTCCAGTACTAACAATAGTAAAACAATTTCTACCAGTACTATTTGCTTTTGGTTTTTGGATGCAGaagattttaaatttatttgctTTATTTTTCATCAATGAAACAATACTTTATTagcaatatattttttttttcattcaatgTGGTTTATTTGGTATCCAAATGCTAGATAGCAAATTGAATGCATGGAGTAAAGAACACTCAATTTGTTGTCTgatttatgtgttttttttttccattttcttacATGTTTTTCTATCACAGTTTTAATTCTATATGCTTCCTGATCTGGGTTTTGTGTTTGCTTTTCAGTTTTGCAGCTTTGCTATAATCAGCTAACTGGAAGCATACCAACGCAGCTGGGGTCTTTGAAGAACCTTAGTGTTCTTGCTCTGCAGTCCAACCAGTTAACTGGTGCAATTCCAGCAAGTTTAGGAAACTTGGAAATGCTAATGAGACTGGATTTGAGCTACAACAACCTCTTTGGTTCTATTCCCATGAAAGTAGCTGATGCACCTTTGCTTGAAGTTCTAGACATTCGGAATAATACCCTTTCTGGCAATGTACCTCTTGGTAAGAATATTGTATGACCTCATTTCATCTTTAAATCACTTAATTGTGAAAGTTTTTACTCATCTTCTACTATATTTAATGCAGCTCTGAAGAGACTAAATGATGGATTCTCTTATGAAAACAATCTGGGATTGTGTGGAGCTGGATTTATGTCCTTAACAGCCTGCAACACTTCAAGTCATCTAAATGCAAGTAGACCTGAACCCTTTGGATCAACTGGGCCAACACGAGCTATCCCGGAGACTGCAAATGTGCAGTTGCCTTGCAACCAATCTCGGTGCTCGAATATGTCAAAATCCCATCAAGCAtctgttgctgttgttgttggtATTGTTGTACTAACAATTGCATTATCGGCTACAGGAATTCTACTCTTCACACAGCATCGTCGCCAGAAACAGAAGCTTGGGTCCTCATTTGATGTTTCTGATGCCCGCCTTAGTGTTGATGAGGCCAAGGCGAAGGGTGTAGCTCACAGGAAATATGGCTCTCCCCTTATGAGCCTCGAGTATTCTCACGGGTGGGATCCTTTAGCTGATGGGAGGAATTTAAGTGCATTTGCCCAAGACGTGTTCCATAGCTTTAAATTCAATTTGGAAGAGGTGGAGACTGCTACTCAGTATTTCTCCGAGGTGAATCTATTGGGAAAGAGTAACTTCTCTGCAACCTATAAAGGAATATTACGAGATGGGACTGTTGTGGCTGTTAAGAGCATTGGAAAAACTTGCTGCAAGACTGAGGAAGCAGAGTTCTTGAAGGGGTTGAACATGTTAACCTCATTGAGGCATGAAAATTTAGTGAAATTGAGGGGATTTTGTTGCTCAAGGGGCCGCGGAGAGTGCTTTCTCATTTATGAATTTGTTCCGAATGGAAGTTTGCTGCGATATCTGGACATCAAGGAGGGCGACAGCAATGTTCTTGAATGGTCAACTAGAGTTTCTATTGTGAAGGGCATTGCTAAAGGTCAGTTTTTAGCTCATTTATTTTGAAGCTTCATAACAATAAAATACATTCATAGAATTACTATTATCTGGCAGAGTTATTTTGTACAGGTTATATACTTGTATAAGTTTCCTGGTTCAATCTTGAATGCTTATGTTTTCAGAGATGCATCTGTAGCTGTGAAATCCTGTTTTCTCTGTGCTGAGTTCCGCTGTCTATGTGCAGGTCTATCTTATTTACATGGATATAAGCCAAACAAACCTGCTCTTGTTCACCAAAACATTTCAGCTGAAAAGGTGCTGATTGACCAGCGATTCAACCCCTTGCTCTCAGATTCCGGACTGCACAAGCTTCTTACCAATGATGTTGTCTTCTCAGCACTCAAGGCCAGCGCTGCTATGGGATACCTAGCTCCAGAGTACACCACTACCGGACGATTTACAGAGAAAAGTGATGTTTATGCATTTGGGGTGCTTGTTTTCCAAATTCTATCGGGGAAACGGAAAGTGACCAACTCCATGCGTCTTGGTGCTGAGTCGGGCAGATTCAAAGACTATATTGACCAAAACCTCAATGGTAGGTTCTTTGAGTATGAAGCGTCCAAGCTTGCAAAGACTGCTTTGCTTTGCACCCATGATTCTCCAATTGAGAGACCATCTATGGGAGAAGTTGTTCAAGAGTTAAGTAATTGCAGCAGCTGTCTCTGATTCCTCGGCAGAAATTTTCATCCATTACCTCAGTAATAGGTAATGGGCTAATAGTTAGCCGGATAAATTAACTGCTAACTTCGGTGGATAGTTCAAGGACTTCATGATGTAATTTATGTGTCCTTTTTCTTGAGGACTAAGCTttgttgtgatttgtgaatGTTGTAGGCCATTGTTAATGTAGTCTATTAGCAATGCATGGGATGTTTTGGGAAGATTCTCTCATGTATGGTAGCCATTGAATGTTTATTGTGTTAAAGAGGTGATTTTCCTCCCTTCTACAACCTAATCTATTTCTATGTACTACTGTGATCATATCTTTACCCCTCTAAATTTGGTGATGCAATCACCTAATTTGAGGATTTGGTTCATGTTTGCTGCAATGATAATCTTAAATGGTAGGTTAAATGACTCTTTggacatgttcatgtttcctctTGTCAAATGAAAAGTTAGCTTGCATTAGTGCATGCTAGAAAGTGGGTGATTGACTCTTTCCATACTAGAAATAATAGAATGTACTTGTCACATTACTCATAGAATTAGTATTATCTGGCCGAGTTATTTCGTACAGGTTTACTTGCTATAGCTTATGTACTTGTTTAAGTTTCCTGGTTCAGTCTTGATTTATGTTTTTCAGAGATACATATGTATAGctgtaaataaaagaaaaggaaaaataaacaGAGATTTCACGAATGGAGGTGACTCTTTTAGAGTGAGTTCCTGATTTCTCTGTGCTGAGTTCCACTGTCTTTGCGCAGGTCTGTCTTATTTACATGGATACAAGCCAAACAAACCTGCTCTTCTTCACGAAAACATTTCAGCTGAAAAGGTGCTGATTTGACCAGCGAGTAAGGATTCCTTTGGTAACCTTGTCTGACAGTCTATAATGACAGAATGTTGCATTGAGCTACCATTGACATCCCACGACGTCTTAGCTAGAATGCAACCCAAgtaggaagaaaaagaaaggattTATGAAGTAAAGCCCATGCTGAGTCAATTTTGATTAGAATCATCCCTTGTGAAAGATGCAACTCATGCTAGATCTGATTTACCATGATTTTAAAGACAAACCACAGTCTTAGCAGAGCCCTCTGTGGCCACGgtcatatatacaaatagaTTTTACGCATAGGTGCTCATAGGAAGCAAATACCAATCGAGTAATTTGAGCATGAATGAGATCAACTAAAGCAAAAGGTGCAGATAATTGATAAATTtgcaagagaaagaaagaaacagtaAATATATAGTAAGAATTATATATTATCCGTAACAAACCAACTGGGCTAGTCAAACAAATAAGTACCGATAATTTTACTTGGTTTTTAAGAGAGTTGCAGGAACGTGGATCAAAGCTAGATTTATTATGAATTCGAATGATGGTTGATGATACCATATTGTTGTTGGCCACAGTTAATCATAACCATAAGTTCAAAATATATTTCTATTGGAAACCAGGAGCTCTGGCAGGTTTTAGTTTTAGACTTGAAGTAGCTGCCAATCTATATACACCAAATGCAGAATAAGATCTGCAACAAGGCAAGTCTGGCATGATAGTGATCTCAGCTAGAGACTTAAACCTTACAATATAGAGCATCATGTATTCTTTTCGCATCACACCTGCTTTTACGTAAAAGTGTGGATGTGTTTAGGCACCTTTTGAGGTTCTCGCTCACCGGTACAATGTCAACAGGTAAGCCTAATAACATAGCTCTAATTCTTTACCATACTTACTAAGGTAAGTAAATCAGGCCACCACAACCACCATGAGACGAGTTTATCCTCCAGCTATCTGCTTTAGCCTTTAAGTATTGTAATGATTGCCATATTTGGATATCAATGAAAAATCAGTTTTTATGTACTTATTTTCTTTAGCTTTCTCTTAGTTCCTTTCCTTTGCAATGTCGTTCCATGGCTACGATCCTGGCGATCGTAACAGCGCACCACTAGCATTAGGGCCTCCTCGACGTCGCGACCAAGCCTGTGGCCTGGGTTTCCACCGACGGGCTCCGACGAAGTCAATTCGAAGACGAGAAGTTTCTTTGGTTCCGACGGTTTTCTTGTGTTTTCCGACAACTCCGGTAGCCGATGACGACATGCAAGGTAAGGAAATTACTCTTCTTGTTGAGCTCTACGTTCTGGTATAACTATTTTTCGATTTCGGTTGAGCTTTGAGGAATTGATGTTTTGGGATTCGTCGATCTTTTCCCAAGATTACCGGCCACGGCGGCTTTTTCTGGCTTTTCATATCATCATTGGTGGTAAGCTAGTTAGAGACCATTGGACTTTTGTCGAAATTGGAACGAGGATGAATGGAATTTGGTTTGTTCCGGCTGTTCTGCATAGAGGTATTATGCCATTTCTAATTTCATTTCATATTTGGGAACAAAAAATTGATGGTGGGTATGTTAAACTTACAGAAttggtgaaggtggtggagaTGTTGAACCACGGCTGCTCGGTGTCGTAAAGGTGAAGTGGCATGGCAGCAGCTCAAAAgagatttgaattttgtaattacaGGGCCGCTCACCTGCGGGACAACAATTAAGGGATAAAACGGGACAAAACGATAATAGCCATTCGATTTTAAATGAATGAATCCAACGGATACAATAGCAAAACCATTAAAAACTAATTTTCTTTGACCCATTACCCAATCCCGTTACTTTGGTCACAGAACCAAACACTCAAACCTGtgattcttcatcttcttcttccctcttctGAATCCATCATATGCCATTTGAGATCACCCAAAGCCTCCCTTACATCTAAGTGACTTTTAAACTATCCCTACATTTTACAATTTGTaaggtgtatatatatatatatatatatatatatatatatatatctcatttGTGTTTGGAATGGATTTGAACGTGAATATGGATTTGTTTAATTGTCAGAAAGGTCCATGCCAATTGGCTCTCAAATAGCGATTCTAGTTTGAGATTATACTTGATTGTTAATGTTTGAATTTTATGGTATGTTGACTTGTGAATTTGAACGTGAAGCAAAATTGTGATGGTTTAGAATCCGGTGGAAAAGGATATGTTATTTAGCATTGTTTAGCTAAAGTGGGAGTTAATTTTGTTGGTGTTAATTGTCTGGGAGCACCGGGTGGTATATTAATTGCAAGGCCTGTTAAAGACAGAATCTTGGTGGTTGTAATCATGAAAGGTTACTGGAAGTACATTGTGCTTTTAGACTTGTTAACATAATACTTTGGGGTGGTGGTGAATTATAAGGTTTAGTTGTATATATGAGCTTGTCTGCTTGACGAATGCTATATGCTAGTGATGGCTTGTAAATTCTATAATTTATTGGTAGCTATGCCATTTACATGGAATTAAAGAATTTGGGTTCCTTAACATCTGTGAATGTCGACAAGTGCAATTAATCTTTGAAGAATTGGTAAGCCTGGAAGTTAATGTTCTTTCAAGGTTGGTTAGAGAACTATTAAGTTAACTAGTTAAgttgttttgattttattttggtctTGTTGAAGTGTGAATTGCATGGAATGAAAGGAATTATGGATAACTATTTATCCAAAGTTAGAATGCAGATATGACAAAATGATCAATTGAACAATTGAAGTGGACTTGATTTGAATGGGTGTCCTTAGCAAATTATGGGTTACGACTATGGGTTACGACTAGTGAGTAAAGCATTGTGATTCGGATATAATTAATTGGACTCGATTAAGATTTACAAAGTGTTATTGATCGGAAAATGATTTTAACACTCGAATACTATCATTGTCGGACTAGGGACTCCAGTTACCTCGAATGTGAAATGTGGTGGTGTTGGCCTAGGAAAGCGAATGGGTTCAGAGCTGCAATATTCCAAGTAGGGGATTCTAGACTCGCCTCAGTTAGTAATTTTTATGCATGGATTTTATGGAAATTAATGATGCATGAAAAAGAATTAATTtggtttttatttcattttctatgAGCTATTGTTTGATGacctgagagtgagaggagcaTAGCGACTTCCTTGGgcttcgatcccctaaacctcctGAAGGGCTATATGAACTGAAGAGTGTCTGACATTCGTTGAGGTGTGACACTGCTTCTAGGTGATACGACGTAAGTGGACACTCTCGCTACACCTTGCTGGTGTAAACGATATTAATCGTGGTAAGGTTGTAGTTGGCATAGCGATCGATCATCAGGTCTGTTTTATTCTTCTAGGCCCTACTACATTTTTATAAACAAACTACAGTTTGTCGTTTCGAACATTTTATCATATGCATTATTTTTCACTTACTTTGCCGACACCattatttaattgtttttaCACCTAGCTGGGGTAGAGTCTTATTGAGCAACGAGGATGAAAGCTCACCCTTACAACAGTTTGTGGATGTATGTACTGTGCATGAAGAAGGGACAGCTGGACGACGTTGGATGTGGCTTAGTTacattatatttcaaattatgtCATCGATGGAGTTTGTTCCGCATGACAGGTTtccttatttttcattttctcgTAAAACTTGTTTGATGAGTTTCGATTGGTCGTAAATTATAGTTCTTGTAAATTCATAGTATTTTTTTGACTTTGAACCGGACAACTATTCTTTAAAGGCTCGTTTCCAAGTTTGAAAAATAGGGGTGGGCATAAACCGATCCAGAAGTGCAAAATCGGTCGAACCGGCCTGGAAAACTGGCTTGGGGACCGAAACGGACTAAATACCGCATAAAAAGTGTCATTTCAGAACCGGACTTGATTTTTTCCAGTTCGGGATTGGGTTCAGCCTTTGAATCGACAGGAATAAAACTAAACTGGGCGaataattaattatttaatttttatttcagttatattagtttttatttaaattaatattatttttaacGGTTGTTGAATTCTTATTGGCTGAAATTAGGTTACACATCGAACATATTGCACCTGATTCCTCTCCTTATAAGAAAACCCTAAACTCTATCTCAGTCTCTCATTTCTCCTTTCATCTCATTCGACCTCTCATCTCTCTCGGCCAACTACTCTCAGTCTCTTACAGCCGCCGACCAACGACGACCACGTCGTCAAC
Protein-coding regions in this window:
- the LOC133717409 gene encoding LRR receptor-like serine/threonine-protein kinase GSO1, producing the protein MAITVFLFTLLFFFTHPPHVYGNTELRALMDIKALLDPQSLYLSSWTVHGDPCDGSFEGIGCSKAGRVANISLQGKGLSGKLSPAIGELKDLTGMYMHYNSLKGEIPREIANLTKLSDLYLNVNNLSGEIPPEIGNMGSLEVLQLCYNQLTGSIPTQLGSLKNLSVLALQSNQLTGAIPASLGNLEMLMRLDLSYNNLFGSIPMKVADAPLLEVLDIRNNTLSGNVPLALKRLNDGFSYENNLGLCGAGFMSLTACNTSSHLNASRPEPFGSTGPTRAIPETANVQLPCNQSRCSNMSKSHQASVAVVVGIVVLTIALSATGILLFTQHRRQKQKLGSSFDVSDARLSVDEAKAKGVAHRKYGSPLMSLEYSHGWDPLADGRNLSAFAQDVFHSFKFNLEEVETATQYFSEVNLLGKSNFSATYKGILRDGTVVAVKSIGKTCCKTEEAEFLKGLNMLTSLRHENLVKLRGFCCSRGRGECFLIYEFVPNGSLLRYLDIKEGDSNVLEWSTRVSIVKGIAKGLSYLHGYKPNKPALVHQNISAEKVLIDQRFNPLLSDSGLHKLLTNDVVFSALKASAAMGYLAPEYTTTGRFTEKSDVYAFGVLVFQILSGKRKVTNSMRLGAESGRFKDYIDQNLNGRFFEYEASKLAKTALLCTHDSPIERPSMGEVVQELSNCSSCL